The nucleotide window ATGGGCAAATACCCGCCGAGCATCGAATCATTCAGAGGCAGTTCGATGCGCTCAAAGAGTTTGACGGTATAGATTTGCTGGGTAAAATTACCGCACCCACGCTCATAGTGAACGGGACGAAAGATAATTCCACACCGATCAAATGTGCCGAAGAACTTTCCGAAGGGATATCAGATTCCAGACTGGTCCTTGTTAAAGAAGACCATTTATTCATAAGGACAAAACCGGACCTGCTGGTTATGCCCATTCTCGAATTTTTGTATGAAGTCAATTTGGTGGAAGTCGACGCAAAAGCAGAGGAGAAAACTTCATGGCCGACTGCCTGATTAAAGTTCTCTTTTTGCGATATTTTTCTGTTATCGCTCCATTATCATGTTCAATTTTTCCTGACAATAGAGCTTTACACAGTTTTACTGTCTACTAGCCAGATTGTCAAAAAACCGATTAGGCTGTACACATGCAGAGTACCTTATACTTTTAAAACTCCTGTAACCCAATTTGCAACACGTTGTAAATCACTCTCATTCGGTCGTCCTGTAATATCTCCCATGCGCCCTTCTGTATTAAAGCGCATATAGCGTTCATTTTTGCTGTTAAATTGGCCTTCAATTAGCCATTCTGCTATTACCTCAATACCAAGGTGATCAAGTAATTGCCCTAAGAATTTGGGCGTAAATATAGCTTCATTTACACCTGTATGGGGACCGCCAAAGGTACAATAGGTTACAGCTCTTTTTTTATCAATTCTTGGAGAGTAACTCTTAACATCACCTCTATCAACATGTTTGTTCAGCATAGCCCTGCAAAAATCAATCATTATTTGGGGGGGTAGCCAAGTGTATACACCCGATCCAATAAAAATGAAATCAAAATCAAGCAAATCAAATTCATTTGGATCACTGTCTTTAGTTACCTCTATGGTAGTGACCTCCATCATACCCAGTGACTTAGCTGTTTTTTCGATCTGTAACGCAATTTTTTTAGTATTACCAGTCATTGAACAATACAGATTTAAAATCTTCATCATTTTACACTCCTTTCAAAAAATAAAGTTTTCCAAGAAATTTTGTGCTATCACGCTTTCTCTCGCTTCATACTCTTTTATTCCACTGACTGCGTAATCTTCAGGTATTCTTCCGAAATGTCGGGATTGGGATCGGTAAGCAGTTTCTTAAACATAGTTTTCATTATCTCAATGTGTTGATCTGAAACTGCATCGGTACCCATAACCACTTCCACATCAGGATATGCCACATTAATTGCACTTTTGTATTTGTTCACGAACGGGCACATCTTCGCCATGCAGCTGGATAAATGTATTTTCTCTGCTTTGCTGATCTCAACAAGCGGCTTGATCTTTTTTATGATTTTTTCCGGAGCGAGCAAGGTAGGGCAACCAGCGCACGTGCTGAAACCTACGAGACGAGCCTCCGTATCATCCTTGTATCGTTCAAATGAGCCCGTCTTCTCATTGAATGATCTGAAGCAGCCTGCTGCCGGACAACTGAGTTCATTCTTTACATTATCACAACACAGAATTGCGACTTTTACCATACGTTTCCCTCTTTTTTGATCCGAAATCGATAGTATATAAACGAGAAGATTCCTTAACCGATGACCAATGGTAAGTTTTTATATTTGTTTCGCTTGGAAAACTAATGTGGTACCAGCATTGTTTGGTATAAACGCTTTAGGCATTGCTTGGGCAATTTGATGGATGGCAGACCAACCAGTGCAGTGGCCAGGCATCAAAAAGGTCGGACTAATTTTTTGCAACTCAGCAATTGTAGCAGGAATTATCTTTTCAAATATCCCACCCGTTAAGTGGAAACCGCCTAATACAGCGCAAATTTGCTGGTTATTAGTCAGAGCTTGAGCATAGCGGATAGTATTGACAATTCCAGAGTGACAACAACCTGTAATTACAACCAATCCCTGTCCCCGAACACTTACAATAACACACTGATCATCTTTTATTACCGGATCATTTTCCCATTGGTCATTACGTTTTGTATAGTGGATAGGGAATCCTGTTTCAAAATCCGTAGTTCGAGCAATTTCACCGGAAACGAGAACCATGTTATCAACCAGAAGGGTTGGATCGCTTTTTTCAATAAAAGCAACTTTTTTCTGTTGACAAGTAGTCAACTTTGGCGGCGAGAGATCCAATTCATACCTATTTGGCATTATGATCTTT belongs to Methanosarcina barkeri 3 and includes:
- a CDS encoding alpha/beta fold hydrolase; amino-acid sequence: MLGKITAPTLIVNGTKDNSTPIKCAEELSEGISDSRLVLVKEDHLFIRTKPDLLVMPILEFLYEVNLVEVDAKAEEKTSWPTA
- a CDS encoding MBL fold metallo-hydrolase, whose amino-acid sequence is MIGSSLLEVDEVKVTIIVDNTIDVFMTGNEIVHRFSSSPNCPLVAEDGFSTLVAEHGFSALIQVKRGNRQGVVLLDTGISPGGILHNMAALGINPDDMQAIILSHGHADHTMGLPGLIEKLGSHQIPLVYHPDALLDRKIIMPNRYELDLSPPKLTTCQQKKVAFIEKSDPTLLVDNMVLVSGEIARTTDFETGFPIHYTKRNDQWENDPVIKDDQCVIVSVRGQGLVVITGCCHSGIVNTIRYAQALTNNQQICAVLGGFHLTGGIFEKIIPATIAELQKISPTFLMPGHCTGWSAIHQIAQAMPKAFIPNNAGTTLVFQAKQI
- a CDS encoding flavodoxin domain-containing protein, with protein sequence MMKILNLYCSMTGNTKKIALQIEKTAKSLGMMEVTTIEVTKDSDPNEFDLLDFDFIFIGSGVYTWLPPQIMIDFCRAMLNKHVDRGDVKSYSPRIDKKRAVTYCTFGGPHTGVNEAIFTPKFLGQLLDHLGIEVIAEWLIEGQFNSKNERYMRFNTEGRMGDITGRPNESDLQRVANWVTGVLKV
- a CDS encoding CGGC domain-containing protein, with the protein product MVKVAILCCDNVKNELSCPAAGCFRSFNEKTGSFERYKDDTEARLVGFSTCAGCPTLLAPEKIIKKIKPLVEISKAEKIHLSSCMAKMCPFVNKYKSAINVAYPDVEVVMGTDAVSDQHIEIMKTMFKKLLTDPNPDISEEYLKITQSVE